GGCGTACCGCACCGTCACGGCCGTGTGGCTGCTCGGCAAGGCGCTGACGCTGGCGGTGAACGCCGTGACCTTCCCCCGCCTGCGCCCGGCCCCGGTGCCGCCGGGGGGGCCGCGCGTGTCCATCCTGATTCCCGCGCGGAACGAGGCGGCGAACCTCCCCGTCACGCTGCCCGGCGTGCTCGCGCAGGGCGCGCACGAGGTCCTCGTGCTGGACGACCGCAGCGACGATGGGACGGGCGACGTGGCCCGCCACCTGGGCGCGCGCGTCATTCCCGGCGCGGCGCGGCCGGACGGCTGGCACGGGAAACCGTGGGCGTGCCAGCAGCTCCTGCGCGCTGCGAGCGGTGATGTCCTGATCTTCACGGACGCGGATGTCACGTGGCATCCGGGCGCGCTGGGCGGCCTGCTGCGCGAACTGCACGCGTCGGGCGCGGACCTGCTGAGCGTGCAGCCGCGCCAGTCGAACGTCACGCCCGGCGAGCGGCTGCTCACGCCCCTGGTGGACGCCGCTGTGCTGTCGTACTTCCCGTTCCCGCTGCTGCGCATGACCCCGCCGCACCCGCTGGCGACCATCGCGAACGGGCAGGTCATGGCGTACCGCCGCGCCGCGCTGACCCGCGTGGGCGGGTACGCCACCGTGCGGGATCAGGTGCTGGAGGACACCGTCATGGCCCGCAAACTGGGCCAGCTGGGCCTGCGGGTCTCCACCGTCCTGGGGCAGGGGTGCATCGGCGTGCGGATGTACCGCTCGTACCCGGAATCCGTGGCGGGCTTCGGGAAGAACGCCCTGCCGATCCACCTGAACTCGCGGGCGTTCATGCTCGCCAGCGTGGCGCTGCACGTCGCGGGGCACACGCTGCCGTGGCTGCTGCCCCTGCCCAACCGCACCGCGCTGCGCGCCGCGAGCCTGCTGGAACGCCTGGCGGTGAACCTCATCGCGGGCCGCCGCACGCCCGCCGATCTGGCCGAGGGCCTGCTGGGGCCGGTCACGCCGCTGCTGGCCCTGCCGGTCCTGGCGCGCGCCCTGCGCCGCCGCGTCAGCTGGAAGGGCCGCCAGTACCGACAGTGACGCAGCGCCGGCAGGAGACCCCTTTCCTGAATGCGCGGCAGGCGGGGATTCATGGGCCGCTCAGGGGCCGGGCGGAGGCTCGGGGCATGTCGTCCCACCGGGTCCGTCTGGTTGCCGTCCTGCTCCTGTCGTCGCTGCCGCTGGCCTCCGCGGCGGGCTTCAGCGAGGCGTCGTTCGCGCAGGTGGGCGCGGGCGTCTGGCAGCCGGTGCGCTTCTGGTGCGATACGCCCGGGCGGGTGCTGGCGCTGTCCGGCACGGGGGCCGGGGCGGGCACGCTGACGCAGTGGGTGGGCGCCGTGCGCTCACAGGTACCCGTGACGGTCGGTGCGGACGATCCGGGCGCGGGGCAGGTGTACACGCCGCTGACCTTCGCGGGCCGCACCGCACCCGATCCTGGGTTCTTCGTGCACAGCAGCAACGTGGAGAACGTGCAGGACCCCGCGTACCGCCTGACGCGCGTGAACGAGTTCCGGGTGCCCGCCGGGTCGTTCGCGTGCCGGTTCGTGCCGCAGGCGGCGGTGCTGGCCGCCACTGCGAAACACAGCGTGATCGTGTGGGAGGCCGGTGGGCGGGTCACGTACGCCAGCCGCAACCGCGACGGCACGCCGGGCGTCACGATTACGGGCGGCACGCGCATCACGCGGGACGGGCGGGCCGAGTACCGCTGGAACCGGGGCGGGTACGGGTACGTGCTGGTCGTCGGCCCGGCCGGGCGCGCGGGCGGCGAGTTGCGCGTGGAGCGGGCCGGGCGGGTCCTCAGCCGCGAGAGCCTGCTGGCGTACTCGGTCAGCACGCCCCGCTGAGCGTGTCGCTTCCGACCCTGCGGGGCGTGGGGGGTGCTCTATGCTCTGCGTCGTGACCCGTTCAACCATCAGCCCGCAGGGGGCGCGGCCGTGAGGCGTACGCCTCAGCACGTCGCGGTGATTGGCGCAGGCTTCGCGGGGCTGGCGGCGGCGCTGCGGCTGGCGCGGGCGGGCGCGCGCGTGACGGTGTTGGACGCGCTGGACGGCCCCGGCGGCAAGGCCGCGCTGGGCCTGACCGAGTTCTCCAGCGGGCCGACGGTGGTGACGATGCCGCAGGTGTTCCGCGCGCTGCACGCCCGCCTGGACCTGCCCGCGCCGGAGCTGAGCGCGGCGCGGCCCACGACGACGTACCACGCGCCGGGCGGGCGGCTGTTCGCGCCCGAGGCGCTGCACGTGGCGGGCAGCCTGGAGCCGACCCTGTCGCAGCTGTCCCGCGCCGAGGGGCGGCGCTACGCGGCGCTGCTCGCGTCGTCCCGGCGGATGTACCTGGACGCGCAGGACACGTTCCTGTTCGCGCCGCCCCCCGGCCCGCTGCGGCTGGCCCGCTACGCGCTGACGCGGGGGCGGCGGGCCGCGCCGCTGTCCCCGCTGCACCGCCACGTGCGGTCCGGGCCGTTCCTGACGCCGTTCTGGCTGCGCTTCGCGACGTACCTGGGTGCCGATCCGTACCGCGCGCCCGCCGTGCTGCACAACATCGCGTGGGTGGAACTCGGGTACGGCGTGTGGCACCTGCGCGGCGGCCTGCTGGACCTCGCGCGCACCCTGCACGCGCAGGCGGAGGCGCTGGGCGTGCGCTTCGAGTTCGGCACGCGCGTCACCAGCCTCAGCGCGCACGGGGGCCTGATCCTGGGCGCGCATACGAGTCAGGGCGCCTTCGCCGCGGACGCCTGGGTCAGCGCGGCCGACCGCGCCCTGACGCTCTCCTGGCTGGGCAGTGCGGAGAAACCCACCCCGCGCGGCGTGAGCGGCTTCGCGCTGCAACTCCAGCTCAATGAGGACCGGGGGCAGGCGCATCACATCTTCTGGCCCGCCGAGTACGCCCGCGAGTGGCGGGACATCCGCGCCGGGGGCCTCCCGCGCGACCCGACGCTGTACCTGCACCTGGACGGCACGCGGGCGTTCCTGCTCGTGAACGCCCCGCCCGACCCCGGCGTCACCGACCGCCCGCAGGACTACGGCGCGTGGCTGCTGGCACGGTTGCAGGAGCGGCTGCGGGACACGCCGGGCGGCCCGCTACCCGTCGCCGAGTGGCGGGCCCTGTCCCCGGCGGAGTACGCCCGCACCGCGAAGGGCGGCGCGCTGTACGGCCGCGCCCCGCACGGCCTGACCGGCAGCCTCCGCCCCGGCTGGCAGCTGCCGCACGCGCGGAATCTGGTGCAGGTGGGCGGCACCGTCCACCCCGGCGGCGGCGTGCCCCTGAGTGTCCTGAGCGGCTGGAACGGCGCCGGGCAGCTGCTGGGCCTGAAGTTCGACGACCTCGACGGACGGCAGGTGCCGCACGGGACGGAGGTGTGGCCATTCGGACTCTGAGCACGCTGCCTGAACCGCCGACCCGTCCGGGGAACGGGCACCTGCAGGACTGGGCGCTCGCGCCGCTGCCGCTGATCGAGGAGGGCGCGGCGCGGGCGCGCGCGGCGGGTGGGGACGTGTTCCGGTTGCGGCTGGGCCTCCCGGCGGTGGTGGGGGTGGGGGCGGCGTGGAACCGGGCGGTACTGACGGATCTGGGCACGTTCCGCAGTGCGGGGAGCCTGTCGCGGATCGTGCCGTACCTGTCGGGCGGGGTGATCCTGTCGGACGCGCCGGGGCACGCGGGGCGGCGTTCGCTGATGAAT
This region of Deinococcus sp. JMULE3 genomic DNA includes:
- a CDS encoding glycosyltransferase family 2 protein, whose protein sequence is MTRRRVKTPEPGWARAYRTVTAVWLLGKALTLAVNAVTFPRLRPAPVPPGGPRVSILIPARNEAANLPVTLPGVLAQGAHEVLVLDDRSDDGTGDVARHLGARVIPGAARPDGWHGKPWACQQLLRAASGDVLIFTDADVTWHPGALGGLLRELHASGADLLSVQPRQSNVTPGERLLTPLVDAAVLSYFPFPLLRMTPPHPLATIANGQVMAYRRAALTRVGGYATVRDQVLEDTVMARKLGQLGLRVSTVLGQGCIGVRMYRSYPESVAGFGKNALPIHLNSRAFMLASVALHVAGHTLPWLLPLPNRTALRAASLLERLAVNLIAGRRTPADLAEGLLGPVTPLLALPVLARALRRRVSWKGRQYRQ
- a CDS encoding NAD(P)/FAD-dependent oxidoreductase; this encodes MRRTPQHVAVIGAGFAGLAAALRLARAGARVTVLDALDGPGGKAALGLTEFSSGPTVVTMPQVFRALHARLDLPAPELSAARPTTTYHAPGGRLFAPEALHVAGSLEPTLSQLSRAEGRRYAALLASSRRMYLDAQDTFLFAPPPGPLRLARYALTRGRRAAPLSPLHRHVRSGPFLTPFWLRFATYLGADPYRAPAVLHNIAWVELGYGVWHLRGGLLDLARTLHAQAEALGVRFEFGTRVTSLSAHGGLILGAHTSQGAFAADAWVSAADRALTLSWLGSAEKPTPRGVSGFALQLQLNEDRGQAHHIFWPAEYAREWRDIRAGGLPRDPTLYLHLDGTRAFLLVNAPPDPGVTDRPQDYGAWLLARLQERLRDTPGGPLPVAEWRALSPAEYARTAKGGALYGRAPHGLTGSLRPGWQLPHARNLVQVGGTVHPGGGVPLSVLSGWNGAGQLLGLKFDDLDGRQVPHGTEVWPFGL